One region of Oncorhynchus nerka isolate Pitt River linkage group LG22, Oner_Uvic_2.0, whole genome shotgun sequence genomic DNA includes:
- the glra4b gene encoding glycine receptor, alpha 4b produces MLEGAYGEKRPGSCKEMKLPSRVGKAPSPSDFLDKLMGRTSGYDARIRPNFKGPPVNVTINLFINSFGSITETTMDYRLNVFLRQQWNDPRLAYKEYPDDSLDLDPSMLDSIWKPDLFFANEKGANFHEVTTDNKLLRIFQNGNVLYSIRLTLILSCPMDLMNFPMDIQTCSMQLESFGYTMNDLCFQWLDIGPVQVADDLMLPQFVLKEEKDLGYCTKHYNTGKFACIEVKFHLERQMGYYLIQMYIPSLLTVILSWVSFWINMDAAPARVGLGITTVLTMTTQSSGSRASLPKVSYVKAIDIWMAVCLLFVFAALLEYAAVNFVSRQHKEFFRLRKKIKEQQRQRTVSTRPCAAHFLCSPLPVQPTPSGCCHLLFPHYPVMQQQHSSQGSGTGESNKVKGNNVPGNNTCQGTLSGPQQCSVCAREQELAEQSQAYFLHSYGAAEDAPPEMDAPIFQALPPGFPLYDIRRRFVDRAKRIDTISRAVFPLSFLCFNVFYWLTYKVLRNEAIRATL; encoded by the exons atgttggagggggcttatg GTGAAAAAAG GCCTGGGTCCTGTAAGGAGATGAAGCTACCTAGCAGGGTAGGGAAGGCCCCTTCCCCATCTGACTTTCTGGATAAACTCATGGGAAGGACATCTGGGTATGACGCCCGCATTAGACCCAACTTCAAAG GTCCTCCTGTGAATGTCACCATCAACCTGTTCATCAACAGCTTTGGGTCCATCACAGAAACCACTATG GACTATCGGCTTAATGTGTTTCTACGGCAACAATGGAATGACCCACGACTGGCCTATAAGGAGTACCCTGATGACTCTCTGGACCTGGATCCTTCCATGTTGGACTCCATCTGGAAACCTGACCTTTTCTTTGCCAATGAAAAAGGGGCAAACTTTCACGAAGTCACCACAGACAACAAACTGCTGCGGATATTCCAAAATGGGAATGTCCTCTACAGTATCAG GTTAACTCTGATCCTGTCCTGCCCTATGGATCTGATGAACTTCCCTATGGACATTCAGACATGCTCTATGCAGCTGGAAAGCT TTGGCTACACCATGAATGACCTGTGTTTCCAGTGGCTGGACATTGGCCCTGTGCAGGTGGCTGATGACCTGATGCTTCCTCAGTTTGTGTTGAAGGAGGAGAAAGACTTGGGCTACTGCACCAAACACTACAACACAG GTAAATTCGCCTGCATCGAGGTAAAGTTCCAcctggagagacagatgggttaCTACCTGATCCAGATGTACATCCCCAGCCTGCTAACCGTCATCCTCTCCTGGGTCTCCTTCTGGATCAACATGGATGCGGCCCCAGCTAGAGTGGGCCTTGGTATCACCACAGTGCTCACCATGACAACACAAAGCTCTGGGTCCAGGGCATCCTTGCCTAAG GTGTCTTATGTGAAGGCCATTGATATCTGGATGGCTGTGTGTCTTCTTTTTGTGTTTGCTGCACTGCTGGAGTATGCAGCAGTAAACTTTGTCTCACGGCAGCACAAAGAGTTCTTCAGACTGAGGAAAAAGATCAAAGAACAACAGCGGCAGAGAACTGTGAGTACGAGACCCTGTGCAGCCCACTTCCTGTGCAGCCCACTCCCTGTGCAGCCCACTCCCTCAGGCTGCTGTCACCTGCTATTCCCTCATTACCCTGTTATGCAGCAGCAACACAGTTCA CAGGGAAGTGGAACTGGTGAGAGCAACAAAGTGAAAGGTAACAACGTACCAGGCAACAACACCTGCCAGGGGACCTTGTCTGGCCCTCAGCAGTGCAGTGTCTGTGCCAGG GAGCAGGAACTGGCAGAGCAGAGTCAGGCCTATTTTCTCCATAGTTATGGAGCAGCAGAAGATGCACCACCAGAGATGGACGCCCCAATCTTTCAGGCCTTACCTCCGGGGTTTCCACTGTATGACATCCGCAGGCGGTTTGTAGATCGGGCAAAAAGGATCGACACTATATCCAGGGCTGTGTTCCCTCTGAGTTTCCTTTGCTTCAATGTTTTCTATTGGCTCACGTACAAAGTGCTAAGGAATGAAGCCATCCGAGCTACTCTGTGA